Proteins from a genomic interval of Streptomyces sp. Tu6071:
- the mltG gene encoding endolytic transglycosylase MltG — MTDPSRPSRSRSTPAPGRPGPPDGRRTRITRRGRLVLLATALAAVAAAIAVPFVLGGAEDEGPRHAGTLTVPEGWRASQVYAAVDTALHLKKGTTGKKAADAGLALPGDAGGNPEGYLYPATYPITDGTTPERLLTAMVDTANRTYAGGTVAAGAEQNAVSRYQLVTVASIVQSEAATDKDMARVARVVYNRLDEGMPLQMDSTLNYGLGRSTLHTKTSETRSKTPYNTYVHKGLPPTPIANPGAQALRAATRPAEGDWLYFVTVKHGDTRFTSDYAEHQKNVAEFNKLHSSPSASASS, encoded by the coding sequence ATGACCGACCCCTCGCGCCCCTCGCGCTCGCGCTCCACGCCCGCTCCCGGCCGCCCGGGCCCTCCGGACGGCCGCCGGACCCGTATCACCCGGCGCGGCAGACTCGTCCTCCTCGCCACGGCCCTCGCCGCCGTCGCCGCCGCGATCGCCGTGCCGTTCGTCCTCGGCGGGGCCGAGGACGAGGGCCCGCGGCACGCCGGAACGCTCACCGTCCCCGAGGGTTGGCGCGCGAGCCAGGTGTACGCGGCCGTCGACACCGCCCTGCACCTGAAGAAGGGCACGACCGGGAAGAAGGCCGCCGACGCGGGGCTCGCGCTCCCCGGCGACGCGGGCGGCAATCCGGAGGGTTACCTCTACCCCGCGACGTACCCGATCACGGACGGGACCACTCCGGAGCGGCTGCTGACCGCGATGGTGGACACGGCCAACCGCACCTACGCGGGCGGCACCGTCGCAGCGGGCGCCGAGCAGAACGCTGTCTCGCGCTACCAGCTCGTCACCGTCGCGAGCATCGTCCAGTCCGAGGCCGCCACCGACAAGGACATGGCGCGCGTCGCCCGCGTCGTCTACAACCGGCTCGACGAGGGCATGCCCCTTCAGATGGACTCGACGCTGAACTACGGGCTCGGCCGCAGCACCCTGCACACCAAGACCTCGGAGACCCGCAGCAAGACCCCCTACAACACGTACGTCCACAAGGGCCTGCCGCCCACGCCCATCGCCAACCCGGGCGCCCAGGCCCTGCGCGCGGCGACCCGCCCCGCCGAGGGCGACTGGCTGTACTTCGTCACGGTCAAGCACGGCGACACCCGCTTCACCAGCGACTACGCGGAACACCAGAAGAACGTGGCCGAGTTCAACAAGCTGCACAGCTCGCCGAGCGCGAGCGCTTCGTCCTGA